In the Sphingobacterium sp. PCS056 genome, ATGTGTCTTTTATCTTAATCTTAGGATACATACTTGTATACGGGCGACAATTGGGATGGTTGGGTAGTTCATTAATCACTACTCTAAGCGTGGTCAATCTAATTATTCTTTCACTTTTCATCATTAGAGAATTAAAGCTTAAACGACCGTTAATCAACTTACAGATTTTCAAGACTAAGAATTTTGTTGTTGGGTTATTCCTGCTTTTTACATTTTATATTTTTAAAGGAAGCACTGGACTTGCCTACGGCTACCTAGAAGTGATTTTAGGAAATGACCCACTGAGCACCATTCCGATATGGACGGCTGTAATTTTTGGAACTACAGGGAGTATGTTCGTTACGTCCAGATTTGTCTTGATGGGTTATAACCTGATCAGGATGATTATTGTTGGCTTTGGAATGATGGCGATTTATTATGCTTATATGATACTATTTGTTTCTGTGCAGGGCGAAACAATTGATTTCATTCTACCTATGTTTATTTATGGTGTGGCAACAGGAGTCTTATTTGTTCCTATTGTTTCGTTTACAGCTTCATCAGCACCGCCAGCAATTGCTATCAATGCATCGCTTGTGGGCATATTGGCTAGGTTTACAGGGTTTACAGCTAGTCTGGCACTGAATAACGAACTTCAATTATTTGCAAAATCAGGAGTTCGCGAAAAGATTCGGGAAGCAATTACGGAAACCAACCCTCAATTACCCGCTACCTTACTGGATATTCAAAATCAATATATGAATGCCGGTAACGATATCTATACTTCAAAAGCAGTATCCTCAGGCTATTTTAATCAAATGGTAGGTCATCAAATATTGGCTCGTGCTACCAGAGATTATTACGATTGGATGTTAACAGGTGTGATTTTCGTAATTGTTATTTTACTCTTATTACCTCAAATTCAAAAAGTTGTTTTGAGATTAATAAAAGGTAATATACCTTATTAAAGCAGGATGCTGTAATATCTCTTTTGAAAATTGGTTTTAACGGTTATTTGCTTATCGGTAGTGATGCAGACGACTTTAAATAAGTAATCGAGGGAGTTTGCAACGACAAGAAATATTTTAGTACAGGAGTATCCAAAACAGAGCGAGAGTATTTCAGCAATAAGGCAGACGCCTAAACTTTTCCATTTTTTGTTTAATAAAATATAGGCATAATAATTTTTGTTTATTTGTTATGAGCTAACGGAAAGGTGTAGAACAGCAAAGCAATAAGCACCATTACCAAATCGTTACCTGAATTCTTTGATTATCCCTATAAAAGCTTAGTATTCAACCGAAAAAGCTTTTTACTGAAAACTTTAAAATAAAAATCTTCTTGACAGTTTTCTGAATGTCGATCAGTTGGCTATTTTGTATTTCCCTGTTTAGCAACAGCTTATTTCCAAAAAAAGCCATTTACATAATTGAAAACGGCCTTTTCGGGAATAATATGAATATATCATCGTGCGCTGAACTACTACAACCCCAGTGAATCTCTGATCTGCTTATTAGATTCGTTTAGGATAGAATCTATATTCGTAATATTACTTTCTTTGATAAATTTATTATTATTGACCAGATCTTTTTGAATTAGTTCATAATATTCAACAGGAATTCCTTTAGCAACAAACTCTTTTTCACTTAAATTAAACACCATTTTGTTACCTTTTACGGCAAGATTTTCATAAGTAACAATCGCAAGCTTTTTTAATAATGCTTGCTGCTCCGGTGTTTGTAAGCTATCAGGTATCTGCTGCACATAACGGTAACCTGGTTTAAAATAAGGTGCATCCTCCTTAGCTTTCGTTACTTTTTTATTTTCTACTGTTGTATTACTATTCTGGCATGAGAATAATACAAATACCATAATCGTAGCGATAATCAATTTCTTCATTTTAACAAGATAGCAAATATGTATGGTTTAAAACTCCGATAGCTAAAGACTTCTATAGCGCTAAATCATCGGCTTTCATAACCAATAATATAACCAAATCCAATGAGTTGAAGAAATTAGTCTTTCATTCATTAAAATCATCACCGTCAATCAAGATACACTTATCCCTAACTTTTTGCTATTGACCTTACAATTTTGATATTTTGATAAAGCTACCGTTATAGAAATCAATCTTAGTTAAGTAATATTCCACGTTATTTGATGCTAAAACTGCACCTAATGCTCCGAACATCACGGATGCCGCAACCACATTTGTGGCAGAGGCTGTTGCCCTGCTAGGTCCCTGAAAAAAGAAATCATGACCTTCCCTGAAAAGCGGATAAAAATTATTTTCACTCGAGATATAGGCCATTCCATTGACGACAACAGCATAGCAGGAGTTTGCCTTAATGCGTTTCAATTTACCTTTAGCATCCAAGGTATAAAAACCTTTGGCAGCATCCTGATCCTTAAGAGTGGCCTCTCCATCCGGCATCTGATTTTTAAAATGCCTATAATCGGTATATATCCCATCCTTTAATACAGCATTCTGGTAAAGCGGTGTTTTCGCTTTCTCCATATTTTCAAAATCACTAATTTGAGCGATATTATATCGCGTCGTATCGCTCGGCAGTTTATTTAAATTATCTTTCAAAAAATCGGTAACAATCCAGCTGGCATGTCTGAGCAGACCCTTCGTTACATCCATGCCCTTGTTGACATGTGAGGTGTCAATGCTGGCTAATTTTTGATAAGAATTGAGTGGGTTTTTCACAAATAGTTCGGCTCTAAAATCAAAAAATCCCGATTCCGAAAAAGCACCTGTAAGCTCTGCCACCGCAAATTTTTTGATGAGAAGAACGAGCGTTCCATCTCCTGTCCTCCCCTGTACCAAAAGACCAAACTGTTGCTGGATTTGCTTTTCAAGGGGTATTTCTGGTATCACCTGTGCTTTGGCATTGAGCGCGCCGACTTGAATGATCCCTAGATTTTCCTTGAAGTCCCGTCCGTCAATAACATCGATATGTTGGTAAAGACTTGTTTCAACAGTGCCCGTCGGTGGAGCAAGTGAGAAGTCCCGTACTCTTTTTTGTGCATGTACCTGCACGAGTAAAGTGCTAACAAAAGCAATGGCTAGTATTTTTTTCATTTTTAGCTTTTATAATGCTTCAAAAATGATCATTTGAACTATAAAATACAAATGGTTAAGAAGAAAATTTACTAAGCGAAAGCCATGTATTGAACTTGATTGGTGCATCCTACCTAATGCCTCAATCCCACAACACCGCAATACGAATATGACTACAACACGGCCGAAAATAAGGGCGAACGCACAACAGGCGTTTAGCAAAACAGGTGCTGAAGGAAATCTATTGAACTTTTTAACTATATTTGAATATAGGAATTTCTATTACATGACAGTCCTCAAAATCCCTACGGCAACTTTATGATTCGCCAAAAGCTAAATATATATAAAATGTCAAAATCAGTCCTAACCATAACATTAAACCCCTGCATTGATAAAAGCAGTACAGTTAAAGAGGTTATACCCGAAAAGAAACTACGTTGTGAAGCTCCAAAATATGAGCCCGGTGGAGGAGGTATTAATGTATCGAGAGCATTAAAAAGATTAGGGATAGCGGCAGATACCATTTTTACATCGGGAGGCAGGACAGGGAAACTTCTTGAAGAGCTTTTACAAAAAGAGGAACTTGATATTTTTCCTTTTCCGGTTGGAAATGAAACCAGAGAAAACTTTATTGTAGTAGAGGCTTTAAATAACAAGCAATTCAGGTTCGGTTTTCCAGGATTGTCCATATCTGAAGAAGAACAAATCAATATGTTAAGGACGATTGAAAGCATCAATACTTTTCCAGACATTACCATTATAAGCGGTAGCTTACCGGAACAAGTTAAGCCTGAATTTTTAAAGGACATGATTCAGATCTGTAAGCGCAAAAACAGTAAAGTCATTATAGACACCTCGGGTGAAGCATTGGAAATAGCTGTGAACGAGGGTGTATTTCTTGTGAAGCCGAATATTGGAGAGTTAGCAGCTCTTTCAGAAAAAAGCGAACTGACAGAAGCCACCATGGATGAAGCCGCTAATCATTTGATACAAAACGGTAAAGCGGAAATCATAGTTGTTTCTTTAGGTGCTAAAGGTGCTGTACTGTATTCTAAAAAAGGAAAGATACAACAGTCTGCTCCCCCTGTACAAGTCAGGAGTACTGTCGGAGCAGGAGATAGTATGGTCGCAGGTATGGTTTCTGTTTTGGTCAATGAGGGAAATGAGGAAGAGCTATTGCGTATGGGCATTGCTTGTGGTACAGCGACCACGATGGCAGAAGGAACAGGGCTCTTTTTGAAGGAAGACGTAGATCATCTATATCAACATCTTCCTCAACAGCATCAGGGCAATGGTCAATAATCAACCGTTATGATGGAGATGATTTCTTCTATCACTCAACCATGCTAGTAGACCGATGCTATACCATAAAAAAACAGCGCCTTCCTATCGAAGACGCTGTTTTTTATGCTAGCTATATTAAACTCATTTTTACCAATTGTTGATCGTATTCGATTTATCTATGATCTGTTTTAAGAGAGCATTCAGGTGAGTGTTCAATCCATTGGCGGCATCCTCTAAAATCAATTTACCATTTTGGTCATATATTGCGGTGCTATTCTTCTTATCTTCCACCAGATTGAGCATTCTCCAACCACTACGACCCCAATTGCTCCCATTTTTGGAAGTACGTTCATACCATCTTCTCAGTTCAAAAGTAGGGCTGTTCATCCGGATTTTACCATCTTTAAAAAGAAAGGACAAGGTATACGACAGGTCATATTGATAATTTGATTTACCCAGACCCCCACCGCCATGCCTCACAGGAAGCGCTTTTTCTTCATATGCCGTTAGCGTGATGCTTTCACCTTCCAGCACACTGAGGCCTTTTTGAGGATTGCTGTACAGCGAATTAATGGCATTGAGTACGTTTTTGTACACATCCATTTGTTTGACGTTGGGTACTTCTACTACCGCAAAATCATGATTCTCATTGGATACAAAACCCTTGTCCGTGAGCTTAAAATATTGAGCGAAACTCAACTGCGTAAGCAGTACAAGTACGGCCATACTGAATATTTTTTTCATATACATCATCTCTAAAAATTTTCAATTCTACCTTTCGTGCTGGATTAATGATGTCAATCATTAAAAATCCAATTGGGATCAACAAAAATAGAAATATTTGTCATTTGGCAAAAAATTAGTTTCACCTATCCTACCCGATCATGGAAGGATCAGGAGTGAATGTTGTCGTACACCCCTATGGTATGACTGATATGAAAAAACAAAAAGATAGCCGATATGAACATAAATGGCCAACGTCTGAATGGTAAATTAAAATAAAACGAATTTCCGATCAGGCCGATTCCCGCTAACCATAATGCAGGAGTAATGGCAGGGGCAGAAAAACCGACCATGCTGTTGCTCCATGCACTATTGGGCAAGCCAATCAACATGATCCATGATGCAAAATAGAGCAGCACGCCTACGATGTAGATGTAGAGACCAAGCCTTTGGCCTTTGTTGCTTCTAGAGATATGGAGAGGCATCAAAAATGCCAACAGAAAAATCATGATTCTGGAAATCTGTTCCCCATACATGATGGAAGAAGGAATATCTTTTGAAAATACTTCAGGCTGATATGTTTTTGGCAAATGATCCGTCAATAGGATATTCCAGATCAGTATCGGTAAAATCAAAATAAAACAGTTCCCAAGATATTTTTTAATCATATGATTTTCGATTACACGTCAAGATAACAGATAATTTAATAAAATCCGCATTTATCGAATAGGGCTTGCCATTATTTTCTTTCAGCCAATGTTGCTGCATTTGCTCCTCTAACTTGTTCCTTTCGATCACAGCTACCCGATTACGACCATCTTCTGGGCAAAAACTAAGCAGACTTTCTCTTCATATATATGCACTAAGTCACTTAAATATAATGCTAAAAATCCCAAACCTCTGTATGCCGCAAGATTAACCAATCTGATCTATAGTCTAGATTGTATGCCCGATTATGCCAAAGCAAGCGCACATCCTGCTATGAAAGGTCTCGATCCAAAGGAATATATGTATGTCGATGGAATCTCCTTTGGCAGGGCTTGCATCAATTTTCATGGAGTCTGGTATTTACGCCG is a window encoding:
- a CDS encoding MFS transporter, which gives rise to MMQAHKIPIFKSWVSEWVARSVIFAILMTCLFSFAFYSSPIATMGFYGVQPADVQYGMVVIYGSTVAFLALDFRIVKYFAPRKYLLVALAVNAICSVICFHFKDWTWFVICQFFQGITCALMSGIVLQLIFPRLQSVRARVIAFSLLYGSIQIAVPFYSIFTSVVIHFFDFNWLFYGFIVILIMLTITVLLTMNSKARFTKKIPLYQVDWIGYLFYVSFILILGYILVYGRQLGWLGSSLITTLSVVNLIILSLFIIRELKLKRPLINLQIFKTKNFVVGLFLLFTFYIFKGSTGLAYGYLEVILGNDPLSTIPIWTAVIFGTTGSMFVTSRFVLMGYNLIRMIIVGFGMMAIYYAYMILFVSVQGETIDFILPMFIYGVATGVLFVPIVSFTASSAPPAIAINASLVGILARFTGFTASLALNNELQLFAKSGVREKIREAITETNPQLPATLLDIQNQYMNAGNDIYTSKAVSSGYFNQMVGHQILARATRDYYDWMLTGVIFVIVILLLLPQIQKVVLRLIKGNIPY
- a CDS encoding 1-phosphofructokinase family hexose kinase, translating into MSKSVLTITLNPCIDKSSTVKEVIPEKKLRCEAPKYEPGGGGINVSRALKRLGIAADTIFTSGGRTGKLLEELLQKEELDIFPFPVGNETRENFIVVEALNNKQFRFGFPGLSISEEEQINMLRTIESINTFPDITIISGSLPEQVKPEFLKDMIQICKRKNSKVIIDTSGEALEIAVNEGVFLVKPNIGELAALSEKSELTEATMDEAANHLIQNGKAEIIVVSLGAKGAVLYSKKGKIQQSAPPVQVRSTVGAGDSMVAGMVSVLVNEGNEEELLRMGIACGTATTMAEGTGLFLKEDVDHLYQHLPQQHQGNGQ